The window GAGCGGCTTCTGGGGCGTCGACCGGTTGGCATGTGGCCTGGAGAAGGCTCCGTTGCACAACTCGTCATGTCCTTGTTCTCCAAGAACGGGGTTGAGTGGGTGGGCACCGGAGAGAGCGTCCTGGCCAAGAGCCTCGACATCGGATCGTTCGAACGCGACACCGCCGACGTCCCGACCGACGCCGCCGACCTCTACCGCCCGTGGAGTGCTCAGCTCAATCGCAACCCCGATGTCGCCATGTTCTTTCGCGACGACCGACTCTCCGACCTTATCGGGTTCGAATATTCGGGATCGAGTGGAGAAGCTGCGGCGGCCGATTTCATGCGGAGACTCAAGTCAATTCATGACGCGGTCGACGTGCAAGCGGCGATGGCGGCCGGTCAACCGTTCGTCGTTTCCGTCATCCTTGACGGGGAGAACGCATGGGAGAATTACGACAACGACGGCAAGGAGTTCCTCAACGCCCTGTATCGCGAGCTCAGCGACTCCGACTTCGTCAAGACGATCACGCCCAGCGAATACCTTGACCGATTCAGTCATCCGGAGGGCCTCGACGAGGTTTGGCCAGGAGCCTGGTTCCAGCCGAACTTCGCCACCTGGATCGGCGAAGACGAAGAAGCGTTGGCCTGGGACTACCTTGCCGACGTTCGAGCCGACCTTCGGGAGGCAAAGGCGGTCGTCTCGGAGGCGACCTATGAGGCAGCCTACGAACGCATGCTGTTTGCGGAGGGATCCGATTGGTTCTGGTGGTACGGCTCCGACCAGGACTCAGGTAACGACAATTACTTCGATAACGCCTACCGGGAACTGCTCGGCCAGGTGTATGACGCCCTCGGTATGGATCGGCCCCTCTTCGTTTCAGTCCCGATCGTCCCCGTCCAACCGATCCAGGCGGATCGGGGGGCGACTGCCGCCACCACCCCGATCATCGACGGATCCTTCACCGACTACGAAGAGGGCGGCATGTTCAGCATGGACGATGCCGCCCTCTTCTACGCCTTCGACAGTTCGAAGCTCTACCTCGGCTACGGCGAATTCGACGGCCCGCCTGACTCTTCGACCAGGTTCGCAGCTCCGCTGGAGATATATCTGGCCGGCGTTGGCGAGTCATTCGGTACCACCGTCGATGGCGAGGTGCTCGGCTTTCGTGCCACCCATGTGGCCCGCTTCTCGGCCGACGAGTCGTGTGTAGCTACTCTCGCCAATCCCGATGACTGCATGCCAGTCCCTGTCGCCCGTTCCGACGTCGGAATCGAAGTCGCCATCCCGTTTGAGTCAATCGGAGTTTTTGAGTCGGGGGATACGGTGCTGGCCAGCGTTCGGGTTGGTGACGACCCGGGGTTCTTCCTGGGCGGTCCGCTCGGACTACAAGTCCCGGACATCTCAGATGTGGCGATTTTCATCGATTCGACCGATCTGATCGGCGACGACCATGGTCCCGGGACCTATACCTATCC is drawn from Acidimicrobiia bacterium and contains these coding sequences:
- a CDS encoding glycoside hydrolase, translating into MRKFAPWLATIIVLALIASACTPKSDKTSTTTSESLPTTPGVDPAVAVDPGFYLNLMWHQHQPLYPKDAAGVYSRPWVRVHATKDYYDMASTVAKYPEVKVTFNLTPVLMLQLEDLAAGAKDIYWTTSELPATNLNETDKRFIAERFFDANPKIIARFPRYQELADDRSTLGIDGAVNQWEPADWRDLQILFNLAWTDLDFLTVSPLDELVTKGRGFSEEDKVTLFDEQLRIIGEVLPLHRELWSSGQIEVTTTPLAHPILPLLSDTNLATVGDPTAVLPDSRFQEIPDADDQVIRGLDTAERLLGRRPVGMWPGEGSVAQLVMSLFSKNGVEWVGTGESVLAKSLDIGSFERDTADVPTDAADLYRPWSAQLNRNPDVAMFFRDDRLSDLIGFEYSGSSGEAAAADFMRRLKSIHDAVDVQAAMAAGQPFVVSVILDGENAWENYDNDGKEFLNALYRELSDSDFVKTITPSEYLDRFSHPEGLDEVWPGAWFQPNFATWIGEDEEALAWDYLADVRADLREAKAVVSEATYEAAYERMLFAEGSDWFWWYGSDQDSGNDNYFDNAYRELLGQVYDALGMDRPLFVSVPIVPVQPIQADRGATAATTPIIDGSFTDYEEGGMFSMDDAALFYAFDSSKLYLGYGEFDGPPDSSTRFAAPLEIYLAGVGESFGTTVDGEVLGFRATHVARFSADESCVATLANPDDCMPVPVARSDVGIEVAIPFESIGVFESGDTVLASVRVGDDPGFFLGGPLGLQVPDISDVAIFIDSTDLIGDDHGPGTYTYP